The region TCTATAATTTCAAGCAACATCTGATCCCCAATTTAAGCAATGGCCAGGAAATAAAACTCACTGACCGGCCTGATCATCGCTTTGCCGCCAACAAAAAAACCCATGGCTGTGCCATTTGGGTAAAATCCATCCAATTAAAATCAGGGGTTGAAGTCTACTCGCTAACGCTGCGGGCCAAAGGTGAAACCGAATATTGGGATGGCTACAAAGCATTAGAGCAAGAATTTCAGCGCAGCCGGGGAGTTACCACAAAACACACCCCCGATCATCAACAGCTAGCGCGTCAAGAAAAGCGGCGAAAACAGCAGCAAAAAGCTGAACAACAAGCCCAGCAGCTACAGCAATTACACGCGCAGATAAAGTGCGAATACCTCAAAGCATTTGAACTGGCCAGCAATGGGCAGCATTGCGATTATCTCAGTCGCAAAAAAGTACAGCAGGCAGCCATGTTACCCAATGTTCGCCAAATAAAGGAATATTGGGATAAATCACTAAAGATTATGCGGCCAGTGCTCCCTGAGAACCCAGGCAGCGGCCAGATAAAAACGGTCACAGTAATACCTCTAGCCCGGCTCGGTGAACAACCTGCCGGGCTTCAACGTTTTTCTCTGGACGGGAAATTTCAAACAACAGCCGTTAATGATGGCGATTATAAGGCCGCATTTTTTACATTAGGCAAACTTAGTGATGGCCAACCAATTGATATCTGTGAAGGCTTTGCCACGGCGGCCACAGCATGGATGGCAACCAATAACGCCACAGTATTTGCTGTCAGCGCGGATAATATTCAGCAAGTTATTCCAGTGTTACTGCAGTCATACCCCAATAGCACTATCCGCCATATTACCGATAATGATATCGGCAAATATAAATTAGGCCGAGGCAATAAAGGCTGGCTCAATGGGCTTGAAATGTATCAGCGCTATGGCCACAAAAGTAACTTTAAAGTCGTCTTGCCGGATATGGGCCAGCTGCAGCAGGCAACAGATATCAATGATATTCATTGCCGCCACCCCCATGGCCTGGCAGAAGTCAGCCGCCAACTCAAAAACAACAAATTGCGGATAAACAAATCCCAGTTTAGTGACCGTTTTGAACTGGCGATGAAAATATACCAGGCAAAATCACATCAGCACCAATGCCGCCCCAGTGACATTGAAGCATTGGCCCGAGTTGGTATGGCGCTGGCACCGATAAAATATAGCCCAGAAGATATCAAACTGGCCATCATCGGGGCGGCTAAAATGGCAGGCAATTATGCCGTTCCTGTCAAAAAGGTCGCCAAAGTGATCAACACCTTGGCAGATAAGGCTATCTGGTTAGCTCAGCGTAGCCGCAGTTTCAGCAAGCAAAAGCTGCAGGGCGACAATATTATTTACAAGCGTTTCAATGGCCAAAAAATCACGGGGGAAATTTTTGATTACATTAACCAAATCAGTAATGGGTTAATCATCTTACGCGCCCCCATGGCCAGCGGAAAAACTCAAGCATTAATTAAACCGCTGATGGATCAGCAAGGGCGCTCAACCTATACCGCGCACCGGGTCAGCCTGATCGCCGGTGCCTGCGAGGCATTGAATAAACGCAAAGATGCGAATGGTCATGAATATTGGCTAGATGAGTCGCTGTCCATCAAACATTATCAAAATGACTTAACCGCCGAAAGCGCACCTTTTATACATAAGCTGGCAACCTGCATTAATTCGATAGTGAATCCATTACCTGCTGCTGTGTGCCAACGTTTGGATCAACTATTCATTGATGAAGCGGCCCAAACCATGGACGCAATCACCATTGGCGGTGCCATGCACGCCCCCCAGGCGGTATTTCACCGCTTGCAACAGTTAATGCAAACAAGCCGCAGGGTAGTTTTGTGCGATGCCGATGCTAACGATAACTTAATCCATCTGTGTGAAATTGCTGCGGCTCAACGGGATAACCCGCAAATTCATATCATTGAACTGGAAACCGATGCCAGTCACATCAAAGTGCAATTTTCGGATATTGATACAGTGACAGGCCAAATTGCCGCAGCAGCAGAATCTGGTGAACGGGTATTAATCGCAACCGATAATTGTGCCGAGGCAATATCATTACATGACCAGCTGCAAGAACTCACCGGCAAAACTGGCATGATTATCACCGGGCAAAACAAATCAGAAGATCAACAGCAAGAATTTCAATCCCGGCTTAATCATTTTGTAAATGCCAATGGTGAAACCATCAGCGACAAAAGCCAGGGTATCCCGTGGCTACAGCATATCGACTGCCGCTGGCTAATCTACAGCCCGGCAATTACATCTGGCGTATCGGTTGAAGTGCCTTGGTTTACCCAGCATTTTGCCTTATTTCATGGTCTGTCAGTAACACCTGCTGAGGCTATCCAGATGCTGCGCCGAGACAGAACAACAACGACTATCACCATGGGGATTAAAAGCGCGTCATACAGTGGCGAAACCGATCCCAACCGGATTATCTCGGGCTTTATGAAGGCTGATAGGGATAACGATACTCTCAGATTTGAAATCAATGATAATCATGAAATCATAGCGAAAACCAATGATCCGCAATTTGATAATATGCGGGCCAGATGTTTGGCGACAACAGCAGCTGCCCGCGCCAATTTTGCGAATAATCTATTATGGTGCTTATATGCTGATAAATACAAAATTAGCCGGGTAGCGGATAACCCAGCCAATCAGGCCCGTGGCAAGCTGATGGTCGAGCAAGGGCAGGAAAAAGCCAAAGTGAGCCATATCAATATGGTGTCAGGGGCAGCGACCCCAGATGAAGTCCGATTCCAGGCGCTGCAATCGAAAAAGCAAAGCCGGGGGCTTAATGGTGCCGAGCAAGCCGAACTGATCCGCCATGAAATTGCCAATCAAATGCAAATGCCGGTGAATGAAGAAACAATTTTATGGCACCGCAATGGTGCGATATCCCAAATTCGCCGCTTTGAACTGCTGAAACAACCCACAGAAACATTAGCCGAATATGACCGTATGCAACAAGACAACGGTATCGCGGCCTCCCTACGGGATTACACCCAAGCAAAACAAAATGCTTATAAAGAGTTATTCAGTATCCTGGGCATTGATATGGTCACTGGGCAAGGTGAAACCGATAGCAACAAAATCCGGGCGGCATTTGCGCATTTTATTGCCAATGAAAACAAGCGTGACTTGCATAATGCCGTGTTACGCATTGGCTCAGCTGTCAGGGCGGGGGCGATGAGCAAGGCAGACGAAACCAAATGGGTCAAAAGCGCCATAGAAAAGCTGGGCAATAAACTGGTAAGAACT is a window of Shewanella sp. NFH-SH190041 DNA encoding:
- a CDS encoding plasmid replication protein, CyRepA1 family; its protein translation is MTLTQFWQQQYGSADNFLNEFLADIAKLAEPIGIDIYNFKQHLIPNLSNGQEIKLTDRPDHRFAANKKTHGCAIWVKSIQLKSGVEVYSLTLRAKGETEYWDGYKALEQEFQRSRGVTTKHTPDHQQLARQEKRRKQQQKAEQQAQQLQQLHAQIKCEYLKAFELASNGQHCDYLSRKKVQQAAMLPNVRQIKEYWDKSLKIMRPVLPENPGSGQIKTVTVIPLARLGEQPAGLQRFSLDGKFQTTAVNDGDYKAAFFTLGKLSDGQPIDICEGFATAATAWMATNNATVFAVSADNIQQVIPVLLQSYPNSTIRHITDNDIGKYKLGRGNKGWLNGLEMYQRYGHKSNFKVVLPDMGQLQQATDINDIHCRHPHGLAEVSRQLKNNKLRINKSQFSDRFELAMKIYQAKSHQHQCRPSDIEALARVGMALAPIKYSPEDIKLAIIGAAKMAGNYAVPVKKVAKVINTLADKAIWLAQRSRSFSKQKLQGDNIIYKRFNGQKITGEIFDYINQISNGLIILRAPMASGKTQALIKPLMDQQGRSTYTAHRVSLIAGACEALNKRKDANGHEYWLDESLSIKHYQNDLTAESAPFIHKLATCINSIVNPLPAAVCQRLDQLFIDEAAQTMDAITIGGAMHAPQAVFHRLQQLMQTSRRVVLCDADANDNLIHLCEIAAAQRDNPQIHIIELETDASHIKVQFSDIDTVTGQIAAAAESGERVLIATDNCAEAISLHDQLQELTGKTGMIITGQNKSEDQQQEFQSRLNHFVNANGETISDKSQGIPWLQHIDCRWLIYSPAITSGVSVEVPWFTQHFALFHGLSVTPAEAIQMLRRDRTTTTITMGIKSASYSGETDPNRIISGFMKADRDNDTLRFEINDNHEIIAKTNDPQFDNMRARCLATTAAARANFANNLLWCLYADKYKISRVADNPANQARGKLMVEQGQEKAKVSHINMVSGAATPDEVRFQALQSKKQSRGLNGAEQAELIRHEIANQMQMPVNEETILWHRNGAISQIRRFELLKQPTETLAEYDRMQQDNGIAASLRDYTQAKQNAYKELFSILGIDMVTGQGETDSNKIRAAFAHFIANENKRDLHNAVLRIGSAVRAGAMSKADETKWVKSAIEKLGNKLVRTTRRYDANGDLVWHYQLNAQLWQSMTDIITKRNAAQINAWQPGNGGTTGPGAVGSQCADSIKHPVSTVKQAEKEKSLLKQRIEYAKQWCQTVGIPFSYAKRQLDKADRTQLTGSPRALVRIRAMIRDLWRYDHPEKATQ